A genomic window from bacterium includes:
- the gltB gene encoding glutamate synthase large subunit, with product MEAKNTTFRRNASGVPKPIGLYDPQNDHDSCGVGFIARIDGVSLHTVVEQGIRILVNLEHRGALGGDKSTGDGAGLLLEIPDTFFRQVCPGDGFYLPPRGEYAAGMLFLPTDEALAGRCSSALERVAAAEGCPVLGWREVPVDPSILGDLSGSTRPRIRQVFLGRGTHEGDALERKLYVIRRLAEKKVASWHDVDASQFYISSLSSRTIVYKGLLTGSQLPLFYPDLKNELFMSPYAVVHQRYSTNTLPTWHLAHPFRIAAHNGEINTLRGNINRMRAREANLASPLFGNDIAKLRPVIDEAGSDSAIFDNVLEMLVMSGRSLPHAVMMMIPEAWGPKFQMSEDKRSFYEYHSAIMEPWDGPAAMIFCDGRYLGATLDRNGLRPARYTVTRDGMIVLASETGVMDVPPGRIVRRGRLQPGKMLLLDLQQKRIVPDNEIKAAISRRKPYRQWVKGNKIELRGLFVPSEIAPEDPETLRRKQHAFGYTEEEIKLIITPMASRGQEAIGSMGDDAALAVLSNRPQSLFAYFKQLFAQVTNPPIDPLREELVMSLNGFIGRERNLLDETPEHCRMLRLIQPILTPEDMLRLRGSTHPDLAAADLDMLFPAGGDGKALETALARLFVQADKAIRGGATLLVLTDRNMNAGRAPIPSLLATAGLHHHLIRRGLRTQASIVVESGEPREVIHFALLLGYGANAICPQTVLSTIRELAEREELEAPLLPGEAVDKYITSVKKGLLKTFSRMGISTLRSFIGSQIFEAVGLGKELVDSYFTNTASRIAGIGLSEVAAETVARHRRGFPADGHWRNADNLLDVGGVYQVRVDGERHLWTPESVYKLQSATRLDDYGIYKEYAALINDQSAAHATLRSLFRFRKGTPIPLDEVEPIEKILPRFVTAAMSFGSISKETHETIAIAMNRIGGRSNSGEGGEDPERNIPLPNGDSRRSRIRQVASARFGATTEYLVNADELQIKMAQGAKPGEGGQLPGHKVSPEIARIRHTMPYVTLISPPPHHDIYSIEDLAQLIYDLKSVNPRANVSVKLVSEVGVGTIAAGVAKAKADLVLIAGSDGGTGASPLTSIKHTGLPWELGLAETQQALIYNRLRDRIRVQVDGQLKTGRDLAIAALMGAEEFGFGTAVLVSLGCIMMRKCHLNTCPVGVATQDPVLRARFGGAPEYVVRFLRFVSGELREYMAELGFRTVDEMVGRVDLLEVQPAVEHWKAKGLDFSAILLPPDNGRHSPRHRVRPQEHEVGKALDYEIMAAAQGALDRKEPVRIELPIRNVHRSVGAALSGEITRRYGAAGLPDDTIHLSLRGSAGQSFGAFLAPGVTMHVHGDANDYLGKGMSGGRIIVTPPEGATFLPHKNVIVGNVVLYGATGGEAYFHGTAGERFAVRNSGGKAVVEGVGDHGCEYMTGGVVVVLGPTGNNFAAGMSGGLAYVYDETELFDTRCNLDMVDVESVWQDADVKRLHAMIESHFRHTGSQRAAQILENWESRLPLFVKIMPIEYRKSLERMRMEEEMNTESVSATEEVYRG from the coding sequence ATGGAAGCGAAGAACACCACGTTTCGAAGAAACGCGTCCGGCGTCCCGAAACCGATCGGCCTGTACGACCCGCAGAACGACCACGACAGCTGCGGCGTCGGGTTCATCGCCCGGATCGACGGCGTTTCCCTTCACACCGTGGTCGAGCAGGGGATCCGGATCCTCGTCAACCTGGAGCACCGCGGCGCACTGGGGGGCGACAAGTCCACCGGCGACGGCGCCGGCCTCCTCCTCGAGATCCCCGACACCTTCTTCCGCCAGGTGTGCCCGGGCGACGGATTCTACCTTCCCCCCCGCGGCGAGTACGCCGCGGGGATGCTCTTTCTCCCCACGGACGAGGCGCTCGCCGGGCGGTGCTCCTCGGCCCTCGAACGGGTCGCCGCCGCGGAAGGGTGCCCGGTCCTCGGGTGGCGCGAGGTGCCGGTCGACCCGTCGATCCTCGGGGACCTCTCCGGGTCCACCCGGCCGCGGATCCGCCAGGTGTTCCTCGGGCGAGGGACCCACGAGGGGGACGCCCTCGAGCGGAAGCTCTACGTCATCCGCCGCCTCGCGGAGAAGAAGGTCGCCTCCTGGCACGACGTCGACGCCAGCCAGTTCTACATTTCGAGCTTATCCAGCCGGACGATCGTCTACAAGGGTCTCCTGACGGGATCCCAGCTCCCCCTGTTCTACCCCGACCTGAAAAACGAACTCTTCATGAGCCCGTACGCCGTCGTCCATCAGCGGTACAGCACGAACACGCTTCCCACCTGGCACCTCGCGCATCCGTTCCGGATCGCCGCCCACAACGGCGAGATCAACACGCTGCGGGGGAACATCAACCGGATGCGGGCCCGGGAGGCGAACCTCGCCTCGCCGCTGTTCGGCAACGACATCGCGAAGCTTCGCCCCGTCATCGACGAGGCGGGAAGCGACTCCGCCATCTTCGACAACGTCCTCGAGATGCTCGTGATGTCGGGCCGTTCCCTGCCGCACGCCGTCATGATGATGATCCCCGAGGCGTGGGGACCCAAGTTCCAGATGAGCGAGGACAAGCGGTCCTTCTACGAATATCACTCCGCGATCATGGAACCGTGGGACGGCCCGGCGGCGATGATCTTCTGCGACGGCCGGTACCTCGGCGCCACCCTGGACCGGAACGGGCTCCGTCCCGCGCGATACACCGTGACCCGCGACGGGATGATCGTCCTCGCCTCGGAGACCGGCGTGATGGACGTCCCGCCGGGCCGGATCGTCCGGCGCGGCCGGCTCCAGCCCGGGAAAATGCTCCTCCTCGACCTGCAGCAGAAGCGGATCGTCCCGGACAACGAGATCAAGGCGGCCATCTCCCGCCGGAAGCCGTACCGCCAGTGGGTCAAGGGCAACAAGATCGAGCTGCGGGGGCTGTTCGTCCCGTCCGAGATCGCCCCCGAAGACCCGGAGACGCTGCGGCGCAAGCAGCACGCCTTCGGATACACCGAGGAGGAGATCAAGCTCATCATCACCCCGATGGCGTCCCGGGGGCAGGAGGCGATCGGATCGATGGGGGACGACGCGGCGCTGGCGGTCCTCTCGAACCGGCCGCAGTCGCTCTTCGCATACTTCAAGCAGCTCTTCGCCCAGGTGACGAACCCCCCGATCGACCCGCTCCGCGAGGAGCTGGTGATGTCGCTGAACGGCTTCATCGGGAGGGAGCGGAACCTCCTGGACGAGACCCCGGAGCATTGCCGCATGCTCCGCCTCATCCAGCCGATCCTCACCCCGGAGGACATGCTCCGGCTTCGCGGCTCGACCCATCCGGACCTCGCCGCCGCCGACCTCGACATGCTCTTCCCGGCGGGCGGGGACGGCAAGGCTCTCGAGACGGCGTTGGCCAGGCTCTTCGTCCAGGCCGACAAGGCGATCCGGGGGGGCGCGACCCTCCTCGTCCTCACCGACAGGAACATGAACGCCGGCCGCGCGCCGATCCCGTCGCTGCTCGCCACCGCGGGACTGCACCATCACCTGATCCGCAGGGGGCTGCGGACGCAGGCGTCGATCGTCGTGGAAAGCGGCGAGCCGCGGGAGGTCATCCACTTCGCGCTCCTCCTCGGGTACGGCGCCAACGCGATCTGCCCCCAGACGGTCCTCTCCACGATCCGCGAGCTCGCCGAGAGGGAGGAGCTGGAGGCTCCGCTGCTGCCGGGAGAGGCGGTGGACAAATACATCACCTCCGTGAAGAAGGGGCTCCTCAAGACCTTCAGCCGGATGGGGATCTCCACCCTGCGCAGCTTTATCGGCTCGCAGATCTTCGAGGCGGTGGGCCTGGGGAAGGAGCTGGTGGACAGCTATTTCACCAACACGGCCTCCCGCATCGCCGGGATCGGGCTTTCCGAGGTCGCCGCGGAAACCGTGGCGCGGCACCGGCGCGGCTTCCCGGCCGACGGCCACTGGCGGAACGCGGACAACCTTCTCGACGTGGGCGGCGTCTACCAGGTCCGGGTCGACGGCGAACGCCACCTGTGGACCCCGGAGTCGGTCTACAAGCTCCAGAGCGCGACCCGCCTGGACGACTACGGGATCTACAAGGAGTACGCCGCGCTCATCAACGACCAGTCGGCCGCGCACGCCACGCTGCGCTCGCTGTTCCGCTTCCGCAAGGGAACCCCGATCCCCCTCGACGAGGTGGAGCCGATCGAGAAGATCCTGCCGCGCTTCGTCACCGCGGCGATGTCGTTCGGCTCCATCAGCAAGGAGACCCACGAGACGATCGCCATCGCGATGAACCGGATCGGCGGACGGAGCAACTCCGGGGAAGGGGGCGAGGATCCCGAACGGAACATCCCGCTCCCGAACGGGGACAGCCGGCGGTCCCGGATCCGGCAGGTCGCCTCCGCGCGCTTCGGCGCGACCACCGAGTACCTCGTGAACGCCGACGAGCTGCAGATCAAGATGGCGCAGGGGGCCAAGCCCGGCGAGGGGGGGCAGCTCCCCGGCCACAAGGTGAGCCCCGAGATCGCCCGGATCCGCCACACGATGCCGTACGTGACGCTCATCTCGCCGCCGCCGCACCATGACATCTACTCCATCGAGGACCTGGCGCAGCTCATCTACGACCTGAAATCGGTCAACCCGCGGGCGAACGTCTCCGTCAAGCTCGTCTCCGAGGTCGGCGTCGGGACGATCGCGGCCGGGGTCGCCAAGGCGAAAGCCGACCTCGTGCTCATCGCGGGGAGCGACGGAGGCACGGGCGCCTCGCCGCTCACTTCCATCAAGCACACCGGGCTTCCGTGGGAGCTCGGGCTGGCCGAGACCCAGCAGGCGCTGATCTACAACCGGCTTCGCGACCGGATCCGGGTGCAGGTCGACGGACAGTTGAAAACCGGCCGGGACCTCGCCATCGCGGCGCTGATGGGGGCCGAGGAGTTCGGGTTCGGGACGGCGGTGCTCGTCTCCCTCGGGTGCATCATGATGCGGAAGTGCCACCTGAACACCTGCCCGGTGGGAGTGGCGACCCAGGACCCGGTCCTGCGCGCGCGCTTCGGCGGAGCGCCCGAGTACGTCGTGCGCTTCCTCCGCTTCGTTTCCGGGGAGCTGCGCGAATACATGGCGGAGCTCGGATTCCGCACGGTCGACGAGATGGTGGGCCGGGTCGACCTGCTGGAGGTCCAGCCGGCGGTCGAGCACTGGAAAGCGAAGGGGCTCGACTTCTCCGCCATCCTCCTGCCGCCCGACAACGGACGGCACAGCCCGCGCCACCGCGTGCGTCCGCAGGAGCACGAGGTCGGAAAGGCCCTCGACTACGAGATCATGGCGGCCGCGCAAGGCGCGCTGGACCGGAAGGAGCCGGTCCGGATCGAGCTGCCCATCCGGAACGTCCATAGATCGGTGGGCGCGGCGCTCTCCGGCGAGATCACCCGCAGGTACGGTGCGGCGGGACTTCCCGACGACACGATCCACCTCTCCCTCCGCGGCTCGGCAGGCCAGAGCTTCGGGGCGTTCCTGGCCCCCGGTGTCACGATGCACGTGCACGGGGACGCCAACGACTACCTCGGCAAGGGGATGTCGGGAGGACGGATCATCGTGACCCCGCCGGAGGGGGCGACGTTCCTCCCGCACAAGAACGTGATCGTCGGCAACGTCGTTCTCTACGGCGCGACGGGCGGCGAGGCGTACTTCCACGGGACGGCCGGCGAGCGGTTCGCGGTCCGGAACAGCGGCGGGAAAGCCGTCGTGGAGGGCGTGGGAGACCACGGGTGCGAGTACATGACCGGGGGGGTCGTCGTCGTGCTGGGGCCCACCGGGAACAACTTCGCCGCCGGCATGAGCGGGGGGCTCGCCTACGTCTACGACGAGACGGAGCTGTTCGACACCCGCTGCAACCTCGACATGGTCGACGTGGAGAGCGTCTGGCAGGATGCGGACGTGAAGCGCCTCCACGCCATGATCGAGAGCCACTTCCGCCACACGGGGAGCCAGCGGGCCGCGCAGATCCTCGAGAACTGGGAGTCCCGGCTCCCCCTGTTCGTAAAGATCATGCCGATCGAGTACCGGAAGTCGCTGGAGCGGATGCGCATGGAGGAAGAGATGAACACCGAGAGCGTCTCCGCCACCGAGGAGGTCTACCGTGGCTAA
- the wrbA gene encoding NAD(P)H:quinone oxidoreductase, whose protein sequence is MKALIVYYSMYGHVHKMAEAVAEGVREVPGAEATLRRVPETLSTEILRKMGAVEAQKAFAHVPVCTVEELPAYDAIFFGTPTRFGNMCGQLRQFLDATGQLWMTGALVGKVGSVFASTATQHGGQESTILSTHITLLHQGMVVVGLPYAFQGQMRIDEITGGSPYGATTIAGGKGERAPSENELAAARYQGKHVASLAARLVR, encoded by the coding sequence ATGAAGGCGCTGATCGTGTACTACTCGATGTACGGGCATGTCCACAAGATGGCGGAAGCCGTGGCCGAAGGGGTGAGGGAGGTGCCGGGCGCGGAGGCGACGCTGCGGCGCGTGCCGGAGACGCTTTCCACGGAGATCCTTCGGAAAATGGGGGCGGTCGAGGCGCAGAAGGCGTTCGCCCACGTCCCCGTCTGCACGGTCGAGGAATTGCCCGCCTATGACGCGATCTTCTTCGGGACTCCCACGCGCTTCGGGAACATGTGCGGGCAGTTGCGCCAGTTCCTTGACGCCACGGGCCAGCTTTGGATGACCGGGGCCCTCGTCGGAAAGGTCGGGAGCGTCTTCGCCAGCACCGCCACGCAGCACGGGGGCCAGGAATCGACGATCCTGAGCACCCACATCACCCTGCTGCACCAGGGGATGGTGGTCGTCGGTCTGCCGTACGCCTTCCAGGGGCAGATGCGCATCGACGAGATCACCGGCGGCTCCCCGTACGGCGCCACCACGATCGCCGGCGGGAAGGGCGAGCGGGCGCCCTCGGAGAACGAACTGGCGGCCGCCCGGTACCAGGGGAAGCACGTCGCGTCCCTCGCCGCCAGGCTGGTCCGGTAA
- the pgm gene encoding phosphoglucomutase (alpha-D-glucose-1,6-bisphosphate-dependent) → MGTHPNAGKPADPKDLADIPGLVAAYSARKPDPSEPGQRVSFGTSGHRGSSLALSFNEDHILAVTQAICEHRKREGITGPLFLGMDTHALSEPAFRTALEVLAGNGVEAVVDRYGGYTPTPVISHAILSHNRGRSEGLADGIVITPSHNPPEDGGFKYNPPHGGPADTEVTREIEERANAILGAGSRQVRRLPFERALSATTTRRHDYVREYVDDLGAVLDLEAIRGAGVRIGVDPLGGSGVGYWEPIAERYGLNLTVVNPAVDPTFGFMPLDRDGKIRMDCSSPFAMAGLIAMRDRFDVAFGNDTDADRHGIVTRSSGLLNPNHYLAAAIGYLFRRRTGWRNDAGIGKTVVSSGMIDRVAARLSRRLYEVPVGFKWFVQGLSDGTLGFGGEESAGASFLREDGTAWSTDKDGLILGLLAAEMMAVTGRDPGEMYGELTGEFGAPVYERIDAPATTAQKAALSKLSPSQVTAKTLAGERIEAMLSTAPGNGAAIGGLKVVTANGWFAARPSGTEDVYKLYAESFLGADHLRRIQEEAQALIARVLSSPVEG, encoded by the coding sequence GTGGGGACGCACCCGAACGCCGGGAAACCGGCCGACCCGAAGGACCTTGCCGACATCCCGGGGCTGGTTGCCGCGTATTCCGCGAGGAAGCCCGACCCTTCCGAACCCGGACAACGGGTGTCCTTCGGGACGTCCGGTCATCGCGGATCGTCCCTCGCCCTTTCCTTCAACGAGGACCACATCCTCGCGGTGACGCAGGCCATCTGCGAGCACAGGAAGAGGGAGGGGATCACGGGTCCGCTCTTCCTCGGCATGGACACCCACGCGCTTTCGGAGCCGGCGTTCCGCACCGCGCTCGAGGTGCTGGCGGGAAACGGCGTCGAGGCGGTGGTGGACCGGTACGGAGGCTACACGCCGACGCCGGTGATCTCCCACGCCATCCTTTCGCACAACCGGGGGCGCAGCGAGGGCCTGGCCGACGGGATCGTCATCACCCCGTCCCACAACCCGCCGGAAGACGGGGGGTTCAAGTACAACCCGCCGCACGGGGGACCGGCGGATACGGAGGTCACCCGGGAGATCGAGGAGCGCGCGAACGCGATCCTCGGGGCGGGGAGCCGGCAGGTGCGGCGCCTCCCCTTCGAGCGGGCCCTCTCGGCGACGACGACGCGGCGCCATGATTACGTCCGCGAATATGTCGACGACCTCGGCGCGGTGCTGGACCTCGAGGCGATCCGCGGCGCCGGCGTCCGGATCGGCGTCGACCCGCTGGGCGGCTCCGGCGTGGGGTACTGGGAACCGATCGCGGAACGGTACGGCTTGAATCTTACGGTGGTGAACCCCGCCGTCGATCCGACGTTCGGGTTCATGCCGCTCGATCGGGACGGGAAGATCCGGATGGACTGCTCCTCCCCGTTCGCGATGGCCGGGCTGATCGCGATGCGGGACCGGTTCGACGTCGCCTTCGGGAACGACACGGACGCCGACCGGCACGGCATCGTGACGCGGAGCTCCGGCCTTCTCAATCCGAATCATTACCTCGCGGCGGCGATCGGCTACCTGTTCCGGCGGCGGACCGGCTGGAGAAACGACGCGGGGATCGGGAAGACCGTGGTGAGCAGCGGGATGATCGATCGCGTGGCGGCGCGCCTGTCGCGCCGGCTGTACGAGGTGCCGGTGGGATTCAAGTGGTTCGTCCAGGGTCTGTCGGACGGCACCCTCGGGTTCGGCGGCGAGGAGAGCGCGGGCGCCTCATTCCTGCGGGAGGACGGTACGGCGTGGAGCACGGACAAGGACGGGCTGATCCTCGGGCTGCTCGCGGCGGAGATGATGGCGGTCACCGGGAGGGACCCCGGAGAGATGTACGGGGAGCTGACCGGGGAGTTCGGCGCCCCGGTGTACGAGCGGATCGACGCCCCCGCGACGACGGCGCAGAAGGCGGCGCTGTCGAAGTTGTCGCCTTCGCAGGTGACGGCGAAGACGCTGGCGGGGGAGCGGATCGAGGCGATGCTTTCGACCGCTCCCGGGAACGGCGCCGCGATCGGGGGACTGAAGGTGGTCACCGCGAACGGCTGGTTCGCCGCCCGCCCCTCGGGGACCGAGGACGTGTACAAGCTGTACGCCGAGAGCTTCCTCGGCGCGGACCACCTGCGGCGAATCCAGGAGGAGGCGCAGGCCCTCATCGCCCGGGTACTCTCCTCCCCGGTCGAGGGGTAG
- a CDS encoding tetratricopeptide repeat protein yields MAVTRFTFPRILALLKQAFQGVPDSGGPRPVPVSGTRRRFLPVLLIAVVTLASFSMTLRNGFVLDDVPFVVHNPALESLRNVPHIFLSDDAVGSGMHNPYYRPLTTLTFALDRFLHGTDPLGYHATNLLLHIAVSVLLYLVARRIAAKPEAAFLAALLFAIHPANAEPVAYISARADLMCGLGLTASLLMHLRWRETGSRTELALSIAAFAFAAFSKCIAIAFPVLLAFHAALLVRGERRWKAAILPYVAVAAVYLVVRNSVVVMKIWEGYASFEVRISNLGVFLASYLRNALFPLGLRLFYDLPIRTYFFEPSVLSSWSIITAIALLAVSAARRHPVAVFGITWFFACLLPVSGIFGILYPAAMADRYMYAPLIGLAIASTPLFDRIPIETIRLRALSPLAVILLILAGGMAITTASRVTAWRDTLTYWKTADSEDPGSIPILVGIGSAYKEKGRLEEAEQMLERAIDVWDGIPATRIMLAEIDMAFKNYPGAERHLFRALEIKPGDPQALTLLGDIFARTGRIEEAREFREEASRGAP; encoded by the coding sequence ATGGCAGTCACCCGGTTCACCTTCCCCCGCATCCTCGCCCTCCTGAAACAGGCGTTCCAGGGCGTTCCGGATTCCGGTGGACCCCGGCCGGTCCCCGTGTCCGGAACCCGGCGACGATTCCTCCCCGTCCTGCTGATCGCCGTCGTGACGCTGGCCTCTTTTTCGATGACGCTCCGGAACGGGTTCGTTCTGGACGACGTCCCGTTCGTAGTCCACAACCCCGCGCTCGAAAGCCTCCGGAACGTGCCGCACATATTCCTTTCCGACGACGCGGTCGGGTCGGGGATGCACAACCCCTATTACCGGCCCCTGACGACGTTGACGTTCGCTCTTGACCGGTTTCTCCACGGCACGGACCCGCTCGGCTATCACGCCACGAACCTCCTCCTCCACATCGCGGTATCCGTCCTGTTGTACCTGGTGGCGAGGAGGATCGCCGCCAAGCCGGAGGCGGCCTTCCTGGCGGCGCTGCTCTTCGCGATCCATCCCGCCAATGCCGAGCCGGTCGCCTACATAAGCGCCCGGGCCGACCTCATGTGCGGACTCGGCCTGACCGCCTCCCTGCTCATGCATCTCCGGTGGAGAGAGACGGGCTCCCGGACCGAACTCGCGCTCTCGATCGCGGCCTTCGCCTTCGCCGCCTTTTCCAAATGCATCGCCATCGCCTTCCCCGTACTGCTTGCGTTCCACGCCGCTCTTCTCGTTCGCGGCGAACGCCGCTGGAAGGCGGCGATTCTTCCCTACGTCGCGGTTGCCGCCGTTTATCTCGTCGTCCGGAACTCCGTCGTCGTGATGAAAATCTGGGAAGGATACGCCTCTTTCGAGGTCCGCATCTCGAACCTGGGAGTCTTCCTCGCCAGTTATCTGAGAAACGCCCTTTTCCCCCTCGGGTTGCGCCTGTTCTACGACCTTCCGATCCGGACGTACTTCTTCGAACCGAGCGTGCTCTCGTCCTGGTCCATCATTACGGCAATCGCGTTGCTTGCGGTGTCGGCGGCGCGTCGCCATCCCGTCGCAGTTTTCGGGATCACCTGGTTTTTCGCATGCCTGCTCCCCGTCAGCGGCATCTTCGGGATACTTTACCCGGCCGCGATGGCGGACCGGTACATGTACGCGCCGCTGATCGGACTGGCTATCGCCTCGACCCCGCTTTTCGACCGGATTCCGATCGAGACGATCCGCCTGCGCGCCCTTTCACCGCTGGCCGTCATTCTCCTGATCCTGGCGGGAGGCATGGCGATTACGACCGCTTCGCGCGTGACGGCCTGGCGGGATACGCTGACGTACTGGAAAACGGCGGATTCGGAGGATCCCGGGAGCATCCCCATCCTGGTGGGGATCGGGAGCGCCTACAAGGAGAAGGGAAGGCTCGAGGAGGCGGAACAGATGCTGGAGCGGGCGATCGACGTCTGGGACGGCATCCCGGCCACGCGCATCATGCTGGCCGAAATCGACATGGCCTTCAAAAACTACCCCGGTGCGGAACGCCACCTCTTCAGGGCGCTGGAAATCAAGCCCGGAGATCCCCAGGCGCTCACCTTGCTGGGAGATATTTTTGCCCGGACCGGCCGGATCGAAGAGGCCCGGGAGTTCCGGGAAGAAGCGTCGCGGGGTGCCCCTTAG
- a CDS encoding radical SAM protein — MHVALGVRRLRFSIPLGPAYLAAVLEREGHRVSLFEFGSSEKRWLGALSADPPGLAAYSVLTGEQNDCLRFHRKLKRLVHVPSILGGPHPTFFPGILLEEGVDAICIGEAEEAFAEFVAAFAGSGKIPEQVRNVHVRNAGGETVSNPVRPLVRDLDTLPFPNRKLFTDADPVLSLHPVRHFIAQRGCPHDCTFCFNQGYHRIYGKESRRIRSRDPEAVCAEVDAVRREFPLGMAAFVDDSFAQDPGWLERFCSVYSRRLRFPFSCNLRPDPVVPRVAPMLADAGCRLAYVGIESGAATSRKRLGRGMREGTIRASMDALHKHGIRTITENMVGIPGERFEDALSTLRLNAALSPTLANCSIFAPYPGLPLTDLAIRAGSFDGDFGKLEGNFYRTTALEFRSGAERNRIVNLRAFFSILARRPGMLPLLSPLLSLPPNRLFEVAGTVADGWFLRKCLPYRQPAGATARLLCAYLRLYRS, encoded by the coding sequence ATGCACGTCGCCCTAGGCGTCCGCCGCCTCCGCTTCTCGATCCCGCTCGGACCGGCCTACCTGGCCGCCGTCCTGGAAAGGGAGGGACACCGGGTGTCGCTGTTCGAGTTCGGGTCGTCGGAGAAACGATGGCTGGGCGCCCTCTCCGCGGATCCGCCGGGACTGGCCGCCTACAGCGTCCTGACCGGGGAGCAGAACGACTGCCTCCGCTTCCATCGGAAGCTGAAACGGCTCGTTCATGTTCCCTCCATCCTGGGAGGACCGCACCCCACCTTTTTCCCGGGCATCCTCCTGGAGGAGGGGGTGGATGCGATCTGCATCGGGGAGGCCGAGGAGGCGTTCGCGGAGTTCGTCGCGGCCTTCGCCGGCTCGGGGAAAATCCCGGAGCAGGTCCGCAACGTCCATGTGCGGAACGCGGGGGGGGAAACCGTTTCGAACCCCGTCCGGCCGCTCGTCAGGGACCTCGACACCCTCCCGTTCCCCAACCGGAAGCTGTTCACGGACGCCGATCCGGTCCTTTCCCTGCACCCCGTCCGGCATTTCATCGCGCAGAGGGGTTGCCCGCACGACTGCACGTTCTGCTTCAACCAGGGGTACCACCGGATCTACGGAAAGGAGAGCCGGCGAATCCGCTCCCGCGATCCCGAGGCCGTATGCGCGGAGGTCGACGCCGTGCGAAGGGAGTTCCCGCTCGGCATGGCCGCATTCGTGGACGATTCGTTCGCGCAGGACCCGGGGTGGCTGGAACGGTTCTGCTCCGTGTACTCGAGGCGCCTGCGGTTCCCTTTCAGCTGCAACCTCCGGCCGGATCCGGTGGTTCCGCGCGTGGCGCCCATGCTTGCGGATGCCGGATGCCGCCTCGCATACGTGGGCATCGAGTCCGGGGCGGCAACTTCCAGGAAGCGGCTGGGGCGCGGAATGCGGGAAGGGACGATCCGCGCGTCGATGGACGCGCTGCACAAGCACGGGATCCGGACGATCACGGAAAACATGGTCGGCATCCCCGGGGAGCGTTTCGAGGATGCGCTTTCCACCCTCCGGCTCAACGCCGCGCTCTCGCCGACCCTGGCCAACTGCTCGATTTTCGCCCCGTACCCGGGGCTTCCGCTGACGGATCTCGCGATCCGCGCGGGGAGCTTCGACGGGGACTTCGGAAAGCTCGAGGGAAACTTCTACAGAACGACCGCGCTGGAATTCCGTTCCGGGGCGGAGCGGAACCGGATCGTCAACCTTCGGGCCTTCTTCAGCATTCTGGCGCGACGGCCGGGGATGCTCCCCCTGCTCTCCCCGCTGCTGTCCCTGCCTCCCAACCGGCTTTTCGAGGTGGCGGGCACGGTGGCCGACGGCTGGTTCCTCCGGAAATGCCTCCCCTACCGCCAACCCGCCGGAGCGACGGCGCGGCTTCTGTGCGCCTACCTGCGGCTGTACCGGAGTTGA
- a CDS encoding DegT/DnrJ/EryC1/StrS family aminotransferase, with translation MIPFENLEKVNRPNEPALRAAFEEVLCSGRYVLGEQVEAFEEALAAVTGVPHAVGTGSGYDAITIALRALGLREGEAIVPANTCPATVLAVRRSGLVPVLVDPDPATLLLSPEGFERRHTCRTVAVVPVHQYGLPCDMDAILSIASRRGIAVIEDCAQAQGAEFRGRPVGSFGHAAAFSFYPTKNLGGLGDGGAVLTASSSVAEEARKLRNYGYGKDGQPEAVGLNSRLDALQAAFLRAKLPLLPGLVARKNALAARYDRELSPVFRRPVKSPGAEPARHLYPILHPRRDDLRRFLRDRGIETAIHYPVSPERLAASAGAQGLPCPVAAECADTIMSLPLSAGLTDDEVRTVVHSVNRYAEIRGPACTSP, from the coding sequence AGAATCTCGAAAAAGTCAATCGGCCGAACGAGCCGGCGCTGCGCGCCGCCTTCGAGGAGGTCTTGTGCTCCGGACGATACGTCCTCGGGGAGCAGGTGGAAGCGTTCGAAGAGGCATTGGCCGCCGTCACGGGAGTACCGCACGCCGTCGGGACGGGATCCGGGTACGACGCCATAACGATCGCGCTTCGCGCCCTCGGCCTGCGGGAAGGCGAAGCGATCGTCCCGGCCAACACCTGCCCTGCCACCGTGCTCGCCGTCCGCCGGTCGGGCCTCGTGCCCGTGCTCGTGGACCCGGATCCCGCGACTCTCCTGCTTTCCCCGGAGGGATTCGAGCGGCGGCACACCTGCCGCACGGTGGCCGTTGTTCCCGTTCACCAGTACGGGCTTCCCTGCGACATGGACGCAATCCTTTCGATCGCCTCCCGGCGCGGCATCGCCGTGATCGAGGATTGCGCGCAGGCGCAGGGAGCGGAATTCCGCGGGCGACCCGTCGGATCCTTCGGGCACGCGGCGGCGTTCAGCTTCTACCCGACCAAGAACCTCGGGGGGTTGGGCGACGGGGGCGCCGTGCTGACGGCGTCTTCCTCCGTCGCGGAGGAGGCGCGCAAGCTTCGAAATTACGGATACGGAAAGGACGGGCAGCCGGAAGCGGTCGGGCTGAACTCGCGGCTGGACGCCCTGCAGGCGGCGTTCCTGCGGGCGAAGCTGCCGCTCCTGCCCGGTCTCGTCGCGAGGAAGAATGCGCTCGCCGCACGCTATGACCGGGAATTATCCCCCGTGTTCCGGCGGCCGGTGAAGTCGCCCGGCGCAGAACCCGCACGCCACCTGTACCCGATCCTGCATCCCCGTCGCGACGACCTCCGGCGCTTCCTCCGGGACCGGGGCATCGAAACCGCGATCCACTATCCGGTCTCCCCCGAAAGACTCGCCGCCTCGGCGGGTGCGCAAGGACTGCCGTGCCCGGTCGCGGCGGAATGCGCGGACACCATCATGAGCCTCCCCCTTTCCGCGGGGCTCACCGATGACGAGGTCCGCACGGTCGTCCACTCGGTGAACCGGTACGCGGAAATCCGTGGACCCGCATGCACGTCGCCCTAG